A region of the Candidatus Methylomirabilota bacterium genome:
CGCGGCGCGGGTCAGCAGGGTCGGCACGACGATCATGGTGCGCAGGGGTGGCGGCACGCCGTCACGAAGCTCGAGGCGCGGAAGCGCGCCCGGCGTGAGCAAGGCCGTGACGACGCGATTCAGCAGAGCGATGGCCAGATCGGAGGCCGGGAACGCCGCCACCAGCCCGAGCACGAGGAGCGTGGCCGCCCCCGCGCCGGAGGCCCAGGCCCCGAGAAGGGGTGGAGCGAGAATCGCGAGGGTGAGGACGGCGATGGTTCCCAGATACCCGGGCGTGGCCCCCGCGACGTAGGCGCGGAGCAGCCGGCGAGCGAGGGGAGCCCGGCAGCCGAGCGACAGCTCGAAGGCCCGGCGACCGTCGCCCACGAGATAGAAGCCGGGGTCATCCTGGCGGCCGTCGTGCAGATCGCTTGCCGCCGCCCGAGCAATCGCCTCGCGGGCGATTTCGAGCTCCGAGCGGCGCGAGCCTCTCGCGAGCTCCTCGATCGCGTGGCGGTAGCTGTCGCGGGTGGCAAAGTCCATGGCCGCGTAGCCGGGGTCCGCCTGGAGCACGCCGTCGATCAGGCTGACGCTCTCGAAGAACTCCGTCCAGTCCAGGGCAGACATCAAGCCCATGCTCATGATCACGTTCCGGACGGTCACGTTCATGGCGGCCTGCCGCTGATGCTCGACCCGCACGATGTCGTCGGGCGTCGTCCCCTGGCCGGCCAGCCGCTCGTTCAGCCACAGGAGGGCGGGCGTCACGGCGGGATCCTGATCACGCAGCCGCTGGACGAGCTGCACCGCGAAGGCGGTGGCCAGCGGCGCATCCTCGAACTCCTGGAGGGCCCAGGCCGCCGTCTCGAGCGGGCGTCCGCTGAGCCCGAGCAGCTCATCCGCGAGCGCGTCCGCCGCCTGACGCGCCGCCCGCCCCCGGACGATGCTCTCCGTCAGGCGCCGAAGATTCTCGACGAGCACCACCCGCAGGGTGATGGCGACTGCCCACAGCTCGCCAACGGTCAGGGGCTGAACGCGCTGGTAGGCAAGCACGAACCGGCGGAGCGCGTCCGGATCGAACCGGCTATCCGTATGCGCGACGAACGCCCAGGCGATTCCGTAGACGCGCGGGTACCCGAGGAGAGGGCCGTCGGCCAGCTTGGGCAGCTCGCGGTAGAAGCCCGGGGGCAGGTCGTCGCGGATCTCGCGCAGCTGTTCGTCCACGATGTGGAAGTTGTCGACCAGCCATTCCGCCGCCGGCGTGATCGCGCGTTCTTCTCGGATGGCCTTGGCGATCTCGCGATATCCCTCGCGCAGCACGCGCCCGTTGTCCTGGACGCGTGGCAACAATGAGCGACCCCGGCCCGACTCGCCGAGGACGGGCTGGGCGGCGGCCAGGCTCTCGGCGTGCTGTTCCAGGCGCTCGATGCCGAAGAGCTCCGCCCGGATGGGCGCTTCGAGGGGCTTGGAGACGAACTCCAGGGAAGGAGGAGAGGTGGGCATCGTGCGAAGGTGGCGCAGCTGAACGACTACGCGGCCGAGACCGCGCTCGAGGGCTCGGTAAAGGTTTCAGTCGGGCGGCCCGACCGGGGAACCCTCGACAACGGACGGTTCATCACTTCCTCCCTACCCTGGTTGCATCAGCACCCAGCAGTCAGCTTCGAGGAATCCGCACAGGCACTCCGGTAACCTTCGCCAGTCCGACGGCGGCCAGGCACCGGATGACCACCCACGAGGGATCGAACTCGAACCGGCCCATGCTGAACTTCGGGGCCCGCGGGTGCGCGTGGTGGTTGTTGTGCAGGCTCTCGCCGCCCGTCACCCAGGCCAGGGCGCGCGAGTTGTAGGCCGTATTCGCGAAGTTCTGGGCCCCCCGCCAGTGCCCCAGGCCGTTGATCAGCGGTGACAGAACGAACACGAACAGAACCGCGTGGATCAGTGCCGCCGACAGGCCAACCCACACGCCGAACGTCAAGCAGAGCAGCGCGATGCCCACCCCGAGGCCACTCAGACCCCAGGAGAACACCGTGCGGTCCCACCAGTCCTCCGTGATGTCCGGCGCGAACGTCCGGAGCGTCTCGGGATTGCGCGCTTCTCGCATGTAATAATACACGTTCAAAAGCTGGACACGCCAGACCCCGAACAGTCGAGGGCTGTGGGGATCGCCCTCCTGATCGGTGAATGTGTGGTGCTTGCGGTGGACGGCCACCCATTCCCGGCGGTTCTGGCCCGTGGTGAGCCAGAGGATAGCCCGAAAACAGACGTCCGTGAAAGGGTGCAAGACCAGGGCTCGATGGGCGAGCCCCCGATGCAGGTACACCGACGTCGCCACCGCCGCGAGCTGCGCGAGCGCGACGGCGACGAGCGGGATGATCCACAGGTGATATGTCATCATTTCCTCCGGTCACGTGTGCGTGGACAACACGCCGGGCATGGGATGACCCCCACAAGCCTCAGCCTTGGCTGCCGTCTTACCGCTCGGGCCCCCTTCCGGGGCTTGCCATCGTCTCCCCGTCGATCTCGAGGAACACCATCGCCGGCTCCAGGGCTGGGCGCGACACCCAGATCACTGAGGCGACGGACTTGGTTTGCGGATTGACTCCTTGCCAGATGCCGCCCACCGGGCGGCAATCGCGCCGGCTCGTCGTCATCTCGCGCTTGCACTCCTGAAAGCCATCGGCCCCGAGGGCACGGAGGATCTCGTCTGGCGTCCCGTTCCAGCCATCCCCGTGGCGGCTCCAGGTCATCTGGCCCTGCTCGCGAAGCGCATGGAGGCTCGGCATGAAGCCTGCCGCGCCCGTCACGATCTGCGGGCCGGCGAAGGACGGCGACTTATCGGTCGAGGCGCGTGGACCGGGCCGCCTCGCTGATTCTTCCCCGCGCTCCCCGCTCGCCCCACTCCGCTCCGGATCCGGCGAACCGCCTGGACCTGATCCTCGACGTTTGCCAGGACGGCCCGATCGCCGTCTCGCTTCAGCCCCTCGTCAATGAGGGCGCGCAGCACCATCTGGAGGCTTACCGGCCGCTTGAGTCTGGTCGTGGCCGCTCCGGCGAAGACCCGAGCCCGATCCAGGACCTCTTGGGGAACGACAAGAAGAACCCTGGTCTTGTCCTCGAACATCGACAGCTCCCCTTTCTGCCGGTCTGACCGACCGTCCCGGCGATCGTCCGGCGCTCTGGTGGACGGTTGTGCATATAAGTTATTGTACATATATTATATATAGCATGTTATATATCGAGTCAACAGCAAGAAATGCGGGCCGAAGTGGGCGGGCGGGGCGGCCAGACGAGAAGGGAACGGGCAATGTATCTCGACATCGTGGCCACGTGGGCTCTGGTGGGACTGACGGCGGGCGGCCTGGCCGAATCCCTCATCAGGCCTGGAGGCTACGGGCTGCTCGCGGACCTCCTCCTCGGCCTGGCGGGAAGCCTCGTCGGCACCGTGATCTTCCACGCGCTCGCCATGCCTCCGGAGGCCGGCTGGTTCGTGATGGCCGTCGTGGCATTTGCCGGCGCCGGCAGCATGATCCTGGGCCAGCGGTGGTGGTACACGCACGCCTAGTGGGCGGGCCCTCCCTCTCCCGAATCGGGCGGCCCCTGAGCGAGCTCAGGGGCGACCGGATTCATGGCGGGCGGTCTCGGCCCTGATCTATCGGCCCCACTGATGCGCGGTCGACCGATACGGGCGGGGGGCGACCGAGCGATCGACGACGTTCATCTGGGTGAACCGCTTCGTCCCCTGAGCGACGGCCGCGGCAATGGTCGGAAAGGTCTCGTGCGACTCCTCGAGGATCTCGCCGGCATAGTCCACGATGCGCCATCTCCAGCCACCACTCGAGGGAGTTGAGAAGGCCCCGACCTGCATTCGCTCCGCCTACCAGCGATTCCTGCCGCTGCTCCCTGACCCGCCGCCTCTTCCCGCACCGCCCGAGCCTGCAGAATTCGCGACCTCGACCTTCAGGGTCCGGCCGTCCACGATCTGGCCATTGAATTTCTTGGCCGCCGCATCGGCGTCTTCGGCCGTCGCCATCTCGACGAAGCCGAACCCGCGGGAGCGCCCCGTGTCGCGGTCGGTCACCACCGCGGCCGATTCGACGCTGCCCGCCGTCGCGAACAGCTCGCGCAGGCTCTGTTCGGACGTGGAGAAGGACAAGCCTCCGATGAATAATTTGTGAGCCATGGCTGACCTCGTCTGGATGCTGTGTAGATCCAAAACCGCCGTTGGAGAAGATGCCCCCTAGCTGATGAGGAGGAGAAGCTTCACGCACTCGTCGGCTACCTTGCCGTCCGGCTCCCGCTCGCCGGGCATGGTCGCCCAGCCCTGCTTCTTCACGAACTCGGTCTTCTCCCACGTGCCGGTTTCCTTCAAACCCTTGAGCTTCTGATCCTTCTTCACATCCTGCCGGAACTGGAGAACACACATGGGGGCCAGGCGCTTGACCACCGCATCTTCCCCGATCACGTCAGCCATCCTCCGGGCCGTCCCTCCCGTGACCCAGCCGCCCCACGTGAAGCCGATGATCATGGTGACGACGATCGAGGCTACCCAGGACCAGAAGACAATCGTCTTCGTTGGTCGAGCCGCACTCCACTTCTCTCCGAGACTCAGCTTCCGTTTTGCCTGTTCCATCGTTCGTCTCCCCCGTTTCCCCCACTTCCGGTTCGCGGCACACTCGTGAACACGATCATGCTTTACCCCTCGTCTCCTCATCCGCGGCCCGGCGCCGCGTCACGAGTTCTCTAGGCTGTATATTATATTATTGTTATATAACTTATAATATGATATATATCTGAACGAGATCAAGCGAAATCTTCAGGGGGACGGTGAGGATGCACCGGGGAAGGATCGATGCCTTCTCCAGGCCCCTCGCCATCGTCGATCCCCTCGAGGCCCGGGCCGTCCGCCAAGGACCGGGGAGGTCGTGCGGTCTCGACACTCGAGTATTCGGACTGCCCTACACACCAGGCAACGAGGGAGGCATCCGCACCATGGCTCAGGCAACGAAGACCAACCTGCACCCGCTTCACGACCGCATCATGGTCAAACGGATCGAGGAGACAGAAGTTCGGCGCGGCGGCCTCATCATCCCGGACAGCGCCAAGGAGAAGCCGCAGGAGGGCAAGGTTGTCGCGGTCGGCAAAGGCACCGTGAACGAGGACGGCAAGAAGACCCCCCTCGACGTCAAGGCTGGCGATCGCGTGCTGTTCGGCAAGTATTCCGGGAGCGAGGTCACCCTGGACGGCGAGGAGTACCTGATCATGAAGGAGGAGGACGTTCTCGGCATTCTCGGCTCCTAGACGGACGGCGCGGCCGCCGTTGATCGGCAGCACCCACTTGAGAGGGAACTATTCATGGCAAAGCAGCTCCTGTTCAAAGAGGAAGCCCGCGCGGCGCTCCTGCGCGGCGTCAACGTCATCGCACACGCGGTCAAGGTCACCCTGGGGCCGAAAGGGCGGAACGTCGTCCTCGACAAGAAGTACGGCAGTCCGACCATCACGAAGGATGGCGTGGCCGTCGCCAAGGAGATCGAGCTCAAGGATCATTACGAGAACATGGGGGCCCAGATGATCAAGGAGGTGGCCTCCAAGACCTCCGACCTGGCCGGGGACGGGACGACCACCGCCACCGTGCTGGCCCAGGCCATCTACCGCGGGGGCCTGAGGAACGTGACGGCGGGGGCGAACCCCATGGGGCTCCAGCGGGGCATCGAGCAGGCCGTGGAGAAGGTGGTCGAGGAGCTGAAGAAGCTGTCGAAGTCCACCAAGGACAAGAAGGAGATCGCCCAGGTCGCCACCATCGCTTCCAACAACGACAAGACCATCGGCAGCCTGATCGCCGAGGCCATGGAGAAGGTGGGCAAGGACGGCGTCATCACGGTGGAAGAGGCCAAGGGGATGGAGACCACCCTCGAGGTCGTCGAGGGGATGCAGTTCGATCGCGGCTACCTGTCTCCGTACATGGTGACCGACCCCGCGCGTATGGAGGCCGTCCTCGAGGACTGCGTCATCCTGATCCACGAGAAGAAGCTCAGCAGCATGAAGGAGATGCTGCCGCTGCTGGAGCAGGTGGCCCAGGCAGGCAAGCCACTTCTCATCATTGCCGAGGAGGTGGAGGGCGAGGCTCTGGCCACGCTCGTGGTCAATAAGCTCCGCGGCACGCTGCACTGCGCGGCCGTGAAGGCCCCGGGCTTCGGCGACCGCCGCAAGGCCATGCTCGAGGACATCGCCACCGTGACGGGCGGGAAGGCCATCACCGAGGACCTGGGGATCAAGCTGGAGAACCTCAAGCTTGCGGACCTGGGCAAGGCCAAGAAGGTGGTGGTGGACAAGGACAACACCACGATCATCGAGGGGGGCGGCAAGACGAGCGCCATCGAGGGGCGCATCAAGCAGCTTCGGATGCAGATCGAGGAGTCCACCTCGGACTACGACAAAGAGAAGCTCCAGGAGCGGCTCGCCAAGCTGGCGGGCGGCGTCGCCATCGTCAAGGTCGGGGCCGCCACGGAGACCGCGATGAAGGAAAAGAAGGCGCGGGTCGAGGACGCCCTCAACGCCACTCGGGCGGCCGTGGAAGAGGGCATCGTGCCCGGCGGCGGGGTAGCGCTCCTCCGAGCCTCCAAGGCCCTCGACAGCCTCAGCCTCAAGCTTTCCGGCGACGAGGCGACCGGGGCCGAAATCGTGCGACGGGCTCTCGAGGAGCCAATCCGGCAGATCGTCCAGAACGCCGGGCTCGAGGGATCCGTCGTGGTCGAGAAGGTCAAGGCGGCCAAGGACGTGGCCTACGGCTTCGACGCCGAGTCGAACGAGTACGCCGACATGATGCAGACGGGAATCATCGACCCCACGAAGGTCGAGCGCATCGCGCTACAGAATGCGGCCTCGATCGCGTCCCTGCTCCTGACCACCGAGGCGCTCATCACGGACCTTCCGGAGAATGTGACGTCAGGCGGCATGCCACCTATGCCGCACGAAGACTACTAGGCCTCGGATCCGGATACATACACCGCGGCCCTTGCCGACACTGGCAAGGGCCGTATTGTTTTGCCCACGGATCAATAAGCTCGAGATCCGGGTCCGCTATGCGATCGGGACCATCATGAAGGACCGCGGAGCCGGGAGTGGCGAGTGGGCTCCCCGGATGGCATGGCGGCGCCACCATTGGCGCTCCACGCGGCGGCGGCCGGCCTCTCCTCCTCCGAATTGCGTTCGACGATCAGCTTCAGCCACGTCTTGACCTTGAAGTTGTACTGAAAGACATCGCCCTGGTCGTCGAGTCCGAAGAGGTCGTTTTGCGATGCGCAGATTTGGATGAATTTCGTCATTCCTGATCTCCCCCCTAGGATCTCAGCGGGGCCGGGCGGTTCGTGAGTGCGTCCGGGATCTCTTCCGGCGTCGGGACCCATTCCTGTTCGTCTTCGCTCTCCGGTATCCAGTCCAGCTCGCGAACGTCATCGAGGCCAACCATGAACCCCTTCATCTGTCGAGGGCTCCTTCAGGCTCGGGCCCACCCCTTGATGCTATATAACTTATATTTCTTATGTAATCTATATCATCATATATATGTAGTCAAGCGCCGAACCGCCTCGGGGGCTGATCGCCGCGGGCCGGGGTCCGGCGAATCTGGCGAGAGGAAAGGCGAGTCCGCGTGTCAACGATGGTGGCCGCCCGTGGGGGCTACCATCATCCGCGAAGTCGATAAGTCGATCAGGCCGCGCGCACCAGGACGACCGGGACGGGCGCGGCGTGGAGGATGCGCTCGCCGAGACCGCCGCCCGTCGCGCGCTTGAGCCAGCCCTGCCGGCCGGTCGTCAGCACGATCAGGTCGGCGCCGAAGGCGTCGGCCTCCACGAGGATCTCCTCGGTGGGCTTCCCGAAGCGCACAATGATCTCGGACGGCACCGGCGCTATCCGCGCGCCCACGCCTTCGAGATAGTCCCGCCCCTCGGCTTCGAGCCGCTCCATCTCCTGATCGACGTAAGCGACCACGCGCCCTGCGGTGCCGAGTCGTTGCTCGGGGACCGGGCTGACCTGGAGCAAACGGACGCTGCCACCGCTGCCGCGGGCCAGATCGGCGGCCACGGCCGCGGCCATTTCTGCCGCTTCACTACCATCCAGTGGAACGAGAATTCGCTTGGCTGTCATGAGTGTCCTCCTTACACCCTTTTTGATGGGGCTCTGGAGCCGCGGGATTCTGCTCTTGCCCATCGAGAGTGATGGAATCACCCGTGCCCGGCCTGCCATCTAAATTGGAGGAACGACTCTCACGCCAGCTCCTGGATCTCCACCTCCGCCCGATCCAGCCAGAAGCGCATGTCCATCTCGCGGTACATGGTCGTCGCCGTCGTCAGATGCTCTCGAGCCTGGTCCCGCCGGTCGATCTCCCGGAAGAGCTTGCCCAGGTGGAAGTGACAGTGGGCGACGAGCGGACGCATGCCGAGCTCGCCGGCCAAGGCCAAGGCCTCGCGGTAGTAACCTTCCGCCGTCTCGGCATCGGGAGGATCGCGATGGGAGGCGATTTCGCCGAGCAGGCGGAGGCTCCACGCCTCGTGACTGCGCTCCTGATGGCGCTGGGCCAGGGAGACGGCCTGCTGCGCACGTTCCCGGGCATCGTCGAGGCGCCCTTCGCGCAGGTATGCCTCGCCGAGCCACGCCAGCTGCATCGCCCGTCCCACGCCCATCGAGCTCATCGTCGTTGCGTTCTGTATCACCTCTTCGAGAAGGCCCCGAGCCTCGAGCGGACGCGCGGAGAGCACGTACGCGTATCCGAGACGAGCGAGGACCGCCCAGGGCTGGAGGTTCCACACGCGAATGAGGCCGCGCGCGCGTTCCAGCGCATCGATGGCTGGATCGAGATCACCCTGAGCGAGGGACACGCTCCCGACGCCTGTCAGGGCCTCGGCAAGCGTAAATGGGTGGTCAGCGCCTTCGGCGATCCTGAGTGCCTCCTGGGCGTACGACCTCGCCTCAGCGAATTGCCCAAGACTCGAGAGGGTGAGGGCGAGCCAAGTGTGTGACCACGAGGCGAAGAGCGGCCACGGGTGACGGGGGCTCCCACCCGCGCCCTCCGCGCACCGCGAAAGGAAGTCGAGGGCCTGGCGGTAGTCGCCGATGGCGAAGTAGGCCTGACCGGTGCGGTACTGGGCCTCGAGCTCGAGCTCTCGATCGTCACTCTCGGCCGCGATGGCGAGGGCGCGACGCCCCACCTCGATGGCTTGACGGTGCTCGCCAGCGACGTTCCTGAGCCGCGCGCAGATATCGGCCAGGACCCGCCCGAGGCGGGCAGGATCGCCGAGCCTGGTCGCCAGGCCTTCCGCTTCGCGCATCACGGCCAGAACATCCTGGTATCGTCCGAGTGATGTGAGGGCGACCCGCAACTCGAGTCGTGCGTCGATGGCCTGCGCGAGGATGTCAGAGGTCTCGGGCAGCCGCCCGAGTGCCCGCAGGGCCTCCCGGAGCAACCCGGCCGCCGCACCATATGATGATCGGGCTATCGTCCTTCGTGCCGCCTGCCGAAGGTACCTGGCCGCTTTGTCCCACGCCTCGGCACCGAGGGCATGGCGAGCGAGATGGTCGAACTCCTCGCTCGGCTGGTCGGCGGGCCGGCGCTCCAGCGCTTCCAGAATCCTCTGGTGCAGGGCCAGCCGTCGCTCCTGCAAGAGGCTCGCGTAGGCAACTTCGTGCGTCAGCGCGTGCTTGAAGGTGTACTCGAGCTCCGGGAAGAGGTGCGCCTCGTAGAGGAACTCGGCAGCCTGGAGGTGCGCGAGACCGTGGCGGAGATCTCCCTCACCTTCCTCGACGATGGCCTGGAGCAGAGCAAACGGCACGTCCTTGCCGATCACAGAGGCGGCCTGGAGGAGGCGCTTTTCCTCCGCCGGGAGCCGGTCGATCCGCCCGGCCAGCAGCGCCTGCACGGTCGCGGGGACCTGGATTGCCTGGGCATCCTTGATCAGACCGTAGGCGCCGCGCTCGCCCGCGAGGGCCCCGCTCTCCACCAGGGTCCGGACACTCTCCTCCAGGAAGAACGGGCTGCCCTCCGTGCGTTCGATCAGCAGGCGCTTGAGCGGGGCGAGCTCGGCGCCGTCGCCCACCAAGGCCTGGAGCAGCTCCTCGGCGCTCTCCGGGGGCAACGGGTCGATCCTGAGCTGGCGATAGTAGGTCTTGCCGGTCCAGCCGTGACTGTACTCGGGACGATAGTTGACGAGGAGCAGCACGGGCGCCGCGGGCACACTCTCCACCAGGCTATCGAGCAGGGCTTGCGTCTCCGGGTCGATCCAGTGGAGGTCCTCCAGCACGATGACGAGGGGCTGGACCCGACTCTCGCGAATGAGCAGGCGCTTCACCGCATCGAGCGTGAGCTGGCGGCGCTGGGGCGGCTCGAGGTCCCGGAGGCCGTCCTCCTCGGGCAGGGCGTCGAGAAGCCAGAGAACGGGCGGGACCACGTCCTTGAGCGCCTCGTCCAGCGTGAGCAGATGCCCGGTGGCCTTGGCGCGTATCGAGCGGGTGTCGTCACGCTCGTCGATACGGAGATAGGCCTTCAGGAGATCGATGACGGGGAGATAGCTGGTGGTCCGGCCATAGGCAACAGAGCTGGCCTGGAGGGTTCGGCACCCCGCGACACGGTGGGAGTGAATCAGCTCGTGGAAGAGCCGGGACTTGCCCACGCCCGGCTCGCCCACGACGGCCACGACCTCGCCGTGGCCGCGCCGCGCCCCTTCGAGGGCTGCGCGGAGCTGCTCCATCTCGGCATCGCGCCCGACGAAGCGGCTCAAGCCCCGAAGGGCAGCGGCTTGAAACCGTGTTCTCACCTGACCCGCCCCGACCACCTCGTAAACCTCGACGGGCGCATCGAGGCCATGCACGGGCACGGGCCCCAGGGGCTGGACCTGCACGAAGTTCTCGGCCAGGCGGAGGGTTTCGGCGGTGATCCAGATGGCGCCCGGGGGGGCGAGCTGCTCCATGCGGGCGGCCAGGTGGGTGGTCTGGCCCACGGCCGTGTAGTCCATGCGGAGATCCGAGCGAATGGAGCGAACCACGACCTCTCCGGAGTTCAGCCCCACTCGGATCCTGACCGCGACCCCGTGAGTGCGGAAGGCCTGTTCGGCGTAACCCTTCACCAGCTCCTGCATGCGCAGGGCGGCGTAGGAGGCGCGCACAGCATGGTCCTCGTGGGCGACGGGCGCCCCGAACAGCGCCATGATCCCGTCGCCCATGACCTGGTTCACGGTTCCCTCGTAGCGGTGGACCGCCTCCATCATGCGCTCGAGAACCGGGTCGAGGAGCTTGCGCGCCTCCTCGGGATCGCGGTCGGCCAGGAGCTCCATCGAGCCCTTGAGATCGGCAAACAGGACGGTGACCTGCTTGCGCTCACCTTCCAGCGCGCTTCTCGAGGTGAGGATCTTCTCGGCCAGGTACTTCGGCGTGTAGGCCTGTGGAGAATGGAACTTCGGCTCCGCGGGGCCGGTGGCCGAGGCGAGTGATCTGCCGCATCCCCCGCAGAACTTCTCGCTCCCCTCGTTCAGGAAACCGCAAGACGGGCACGTCGAGGCGAAGGACAGACCGCATTGGCCGCAGAAGCGGCGTCCTTCGCGGTTCTCAGCCTGACAGCGCGGACACTCCAAGCCGAATTCCCTAGGAGCTCGCCCGCGTCGCGCT
Encoded here:
- a CDS encoding glycosyl transferase; this translates as MPTSPPSLEFVSKPLEAPIRAELFGIERLEQHAESLAAAQPVLGESGRGRSLLPRVQDNGRVLREGYREIAKAIREERAITPAAEWLVDNFHIVDEQLREIRDDLPPGFYRELPKLADGPLLGYPRVYGIAWAFVAHTDSRFDPDALRRFVLAYQRVQPLTVGELWAVAITLRVVLVENLRRLTESIVRGRAARQAADALADELLGLSGRPLETAAWALQEFEDAPLATAFAVQLVQRLRDQDPAVTPALLWLNERLAGQGTTPDDIVRVEHQRQAAMNVTVRNVIMSMGLMSALDWTEFFESVSLIDGVLQADPGYAAMDFATRDSYRHAIEELARGSRRSELEIAREAIARAAASDLHDGRQDDPGFYLVGDGRRAFELSLGCRAPLARRLLRAYVAGATPGYLGTIAVLTLAILAPPLLGAWASGAGAATLLVLGLVAAFPASDLAIALLNRVVTALLTPGALPRLELRDGVPPPLRTMIVVPTLLTRAA
- a CDS encoding fatty acid desaturase; its protein translation is MTYHLWIIPLVAVALAQLAAVATSVYLHRGLAHRALVLHPFTDVCFRAILWLTTGQNRREWVAVHRKHHTFTDQEGDPHSPRLFGVWRVQLLNVYYYMREARNPETLRTFAPDITEDWWDRTVFSWGLSGLGVGIALLCLTFGVWVGLSAALIHAVLFVFVLSPLINGLGHWRGAQNFANTAYNSRALAWVTGGESLHNNHHAHPRAPKFSMGRFEFDPSWVVIRCLAAVGLAKVTGVPVRIPRS
- a CDS encoding GlsB/YeaQ/YmgE family stress response membrane protein, whose amino-acid sequence is MYLDIVATWALVGLTAGGLAESLIRPGGYGLLADLLLGLAGSLVGTVIFHALAMPPEAGWFVMAVVAFAGAGSMILGQRWWYTHA
- a CDS encoding RNA-binding protein, which translates into the protein MAHKLFIGGLSFSTSEQSLRELFATAGSVESAAVVTDRDTGRSRGFGFVEMATAEDADAAAKKFNGQIVDGRTLKVEVANSAGSGGAGRGGGSGSSGRNRW
- the groES gene encoding co-chaperone GroES, with product MAQATKTNLHPLHDRIMVKRIEETEVRRGGLIIPDSAKEKPQEGKVVAVGKGTVNEDGKKTPLDVKAGDRVLFGKYSGSEVTLDGEEYLIMKEEDVLGILGS
- the groL gene encoding chaperonin GroEL (60 kDa chaperone family; promotes refolding of misfolded polypeptides especially under stressful conditions; forms two stacked rings of heptamers to form a barrel-shaped 14mer; ends can be capped by GroES; misfolded proteins enter the barrel where they are refolded when GroES binds), translating into MAKQLLFKEEARAALLRGVNVIAHAVKVTLGPKGRNVVLDKKYGSPTITKDGVAVAKEIELKDHYENMGAQMIKEVASKTSDLAGDGTTTATVLAQAIYRGGLRNVTAGANPMGLQRGIEQAVEKVVEELKKLSKSTKDKKEIAQVATIASNNDKTIGSLIAEAMEKVGKDGVITVEEAKGMETTLEVVEGMQFDRGYLSPYMVTDPARMEAVLEDCVILIHEKKLSSMKEMLPLLEQVAQAGKPLLIIAEEVEGEALATLVVNKLRGTLHCAAVKAPGFGDRRKAMLEDIATVTGGKAITEDLGIKLENLKLADLGKAKKVVVDKDNTTIIEGGGKTSAIEGRIKQLRMQIEESTSDYDKEKLQERLAKLAGGVAIVKVGAATETAMKEKKARVEDALNATRAAVEEGIVPGGGVALLRASKALDSLSLKLSGDEATGAEIVRRALEEPIRQIVQNAGLEGSVVVEKVKAAKDVAYGFDAESNEYADMMQTGIIDPTKVERIALQNAASIASLLLTTEALITDLPENVTSGGMPPMPHEDY
- a CDS encoding universal stress protein; protein product: MTAKRILVPLDGSEAAEMAAAVAADLARGSGGSVRLLQVSPVPEQRLGTAGRVVAYVDQEMERLEAEGRDYLEGVGARIAPVPSEIIVRFGKPTEEILVEADAFGADLIVLTTGRQGWLKRATGGGLGERILHAAPVPVVLVRAA
- a CDS encoding adenylate/guanylate cyclase domain-containing protein, whose amino-acid sequence is MECPRCQAENREGRRFCGQCGLSFASTCPSCGFLNEGSEKFCGGCGRSLASATGPAEPKFHSPQAYTPKYLAEKILTSRSALEGERKQVTVLFADLKGSMELLADRDPEEARKLLDPVLERMMEAVHRYEGTVNQVMGDGIMALFGAPVAHEDHAVRASYAALRMQELVKGYAEQAFRTHGVAVRIRVGLNSGEVVVRSIRSDLRMDYTAVGQTTHLAARMEQLAPPGAIWITAETLRLAENFVQVQPLGPVPVHGLDAPVEVYEVVGAGQVRTRFQAAALRGLSRFVGRDAEMEQLRAALEGARRGHGEVVAVVGEPGVGKSRLFHELIHSHRVAGCRTLQASSVAYGRTTSYLPVIDLLKAYLRIDERDDTRSIRAKATGHLLTLDEALKDVVPPVLWLLDALPEEDGLRDLEPPQRRQLTLDAVKRLLIRESRVQPLVIVLEDLHWIDPETQALLDSLVESVPAAPVLLLVNYRPEYSHGWTGKTYYRQLRIDPLPPESAEELLQALVGDGAELAPLKRLLIERTEGSPFFLEESVRTLVESGALAGERGAYGLIKDAQAIQVPATVQALLAGRIDRLPAEEKRLLQAASVIGKDVPFALLQAIVEEGEGDLRHGLAHLQAAEFLYEAHLFPELEYTFKHALTHEVAYASLLQERRLALHQRILEALERRPADQPSEEFDHLARHALGAEAWDKAARYLRQAARRTIARSSYGAAAGLLREALRALGRLPETSDILAQAIDARLELRVALTSLGRYQDVLAVMREAEGLATRLGDPARLGRVLADICARLRNVAGEHRQAIEVGRRALAIAAESDDRELELEAQYRTGQAYFAIGDYRQALDFLSRCAEGAGGSPRHPWPLFASWSHTWLALTLSSLGQFAEARSYAQEALRIAEGADHPFTLAEALTGVGSVSLAQGDLDPAIDALERARGLIRVWNLQPWAVLARLGYAYVLSARPLEARGLLEEVIQNATTMSSMGVGRAMQLAWLGEAYLREGRLDDARERAQQAVSLAQRHQERSHEAWSLRLLGEIASHRDPPDAETAEGYYREALALAGELGMRPLVAHCHFHLGKLFREIDRRDQAREHLTTATTMYREMDMRFWLDRAEVEIQELA